The stretch of DNA AGAGCTGCCCGCTTTGCGTCAAATAGGCTTTGGTGTCGAAATAGGTGGTCTCGAACAAATTGGTCGTGCCTTCGCAGGCGCTGGGCGTAAAGATGGGGGCGTCAACCAATGTAAAGTCGAGATTATCGAAATAATCCCGTGCCGCCTTGATAACCTCATGCCGGATTCTCAGAATGGCGTGCTGCTTGGAAGAGCGCAGCCACAAATGGCGCTGATCCATAAGAAATTCGATGCCGTGTTCTTTCGGCGTAATGGGATAATCCTGCGCCAACTGCACGATCTGAACATCCTTTGCCTGCAGTTCAAAGCCGCCTTTGGCGCGCGGATCTTCAGTCACTGTGCCGGTTACAATGATCGAGCTCTCTTGGGTCAGCTTTTCGCAGCGTTCAAAAACTTCCGGGGCAACATTACCTTTGAATACGACCACCTGGATCATACCGGTGCCGTCGCGCATCATGATGAATTGCAGTTTACCTTTTCCGGTAATGTTGTAAACCCAGCCGTATAAAGTAACCTCTTTGCCTAAATAGGGTGCAATCCTGTTGATGTAAACTCGTTCCGCCATCACTTTACCTTTTCTGTTGAAGGTTAACCATTTTCTTTTCAGCTCCAAATTTCCGGTTTTACTTCTCGAGTCATCAAATCGAGCAAAGCCTGTCTGGGATCTTTGTCCTCATACAGCAGAGCATAGACTTGACTGCAGATGGGCATTTCGACCTGATATTTTTTCGACAGTTGAACTGCCGCTTTGGCGGTTTTGACGCCTTCCGCAACCATCGTCATCTCGGCAAGAATTTCCGCTGTTTTGCGGCCGCGGCCGATTTGTTCGCCGACATAGCGATTGCGGCTGTGCCGACTCATGCAGGTGACGATCAGATCGCCCATGCCGGATAAACCGGCAAAAGTCAAGGGTTCTGCGCCCATCTTGCGGCCCAAGCGGGCGATTTCAGCCAAGCCGCGCGGCTGCAGCGCTGCTTTGGTATTGTCGCCGAAACCGGCACCGTCGCATACGCCGGCAGCGATGGCGATGACATTTTTCAGCGCGCCGCCCAACTCGACGCCGACGACATCGGTTGACCGGTAGATCCGCAGGCATGTGCTGCTCAACTGCTTCTGAATAAAAAGGGCAGGCTCCTCTTTTCGCGAAGCGGCAACTATGGCAGTGGGAA from candidate division KSB1 bacterium encodes:
- a CDS encoding NAD(P)H-dependent glycerol-3-phosphate dehydrogenase; protein product: MNDATQRPLKIAVLGAGSWGMTLADYCAELGHSVVLWEYDAAAAERLQKTRKREELLPGFRLADKVAVTNNLQEALHQAQIILLVVPTHVMRAVLQQVKKHLHYTDREALIVNCAKGIETDTLCRISEVVQQELSEAFAERYVVLSGPSHAEEVFRRIPTAIVAASRKEEPALFIQKQLSSTCLRIYRSTDVVGVELGGALKNVIAIAAGVCDGAGFGDNTKAALQPRGLAEIARLGRKMGAEPLTFAGLSGMGDLIVTCMSRHSRNRYVGEQIGRGRKTAEILAEMTMVAEGVKTAKAAVQLSKKYQVEMPICSQVYALLYEDKDPRQALLDLMTREVKPEIWS